Sequence from the Panicum virgatum strain AP13 chromosome 5N, P.virgatum_v5, whole genome shotgun sequence genome:
GATGAACACACAGCTGGACTAAGTGCTGCCTTTAAATTAGGTTAACGGTGGAGCCTAAAACTGATGAAAAGACGAAGGGAGTGATCATGGAGGTGGATTGTGTATATGATTCGAGAGGAGCAATCTCTCTAGCCATTTAGGCAATGGCAGCTACCCCTCTCCTCTGAGTTGATTACACTGCTTTTGTTCGACTAACCATTCCGAACGAGCAGACGGGAGACAAGAGACACATGCCCTGTTCAATACTTGGGATGCACGGTACTATTTGCTTCGGACGCTAAGCTATGTACTCTCCTAACTAGTATAGCCTAGTCCTTTCATACAGTGTGATGATGTTGACCAGGACTCCAAGAGAATCAGCACTGCTATGCATATGCTTGTACTTCCAAATTCATTTGGTCGGTAAATAGTATTGTCGAGTTTCCAGCAGATTCTCTAGCTAGCATTATTTCCGGTAAAAGCAGTGAACGTTTCAATTGTCATCAACGATCATATTCAATTCATGTAGACACTGAAACTTGTAGATAAACTCTGCACATATGCAGAGAAAGACTGATATGATGCTAATTACACcatgttattataaaaatacaACTATTTTAGAGCTTTATAATTGTATTGCCTCGATCTATCTCACAAGTATACCGAACCCTTAACTTCATTACATCGatttctccctccctcacctCTCTTCAAAACATACATGTCTCTCTCTATATAATTCTTCCAAACCAAATtgaatgaaagaaaaaagaaaaaaatgtaacaAACCAATCACAACATCACAAATTACCAAAAAGAAGAAGTTGATCGTGTAGTTACGGCATGTAGAGAGCCTCCAATCCTTGGCAATCCCCGCTCCAATAATCATGACTATCAGGCCCGCTAATCATGCTCTCGTGGAGGCTCAGGGCGTCGTCGGGGAACGAATCCAACGACTCGTACTTGGTGTCCTCCAACGTGGACAAGCTGGGCACGATCGAACACCACGACGAGAGGTTGCCGACATCCGTGGGCAACCCTAGCGAGTCGAAGCAGCTCTGATCCATGCCGAAATTGAGCTCGCCGAGCGCAGCTTGCACGCTCACGTCACTGCACAGCATGGTGGTTGTGGTGGTAGTACTAGCCGTACTCGTGGGGGTGGGGTTAGTGCTGCTCTCTGGCCCGGACCACTCACCGAACCCGTCGTGGCATGGATCGAACTGCGCCGGCGCCAGAACGCCGCCAGGGCTCTGCAGGTCGCTGGACGCGCTGAACGTGTCGAATGCCTCGTCGACCTGCCCTCCCGACTCCAGCGTCACGGCACCGACGCCTGCCTCGGCCGCCGGGTTGTTGAGAAACTTGGCGTACAGCATTGCGAGGTCAATGGTGGAGCCATCGGCCGCGGCGGGCACGTCGGGGATGGCCTGGCCGGGATTCGCCGGGTTGCCTACCATGCCTTCCAGGACCAGGTCGGGCCGGACGGGGCCAGGGAACCGGTGCCCAAACGCCGCGTCGCGGCCGCTCGCGATGGACTCGGCCGCCGACCTCACGGACGACTTGCCCCGGCGGTTCttccggcagccgccgccgacgggcaCGTTCCGGAGGGAGCCTCCCTTGGTCCAGTACCGGCGGCAGCCCTTGCAGAAGTAGCGCGGCTGGCTGAGGCTGTAGTTGTTGTAGTAGCAGAACTTGGTGTTGGGCGAGTCGCAGCGCGGGCAATtgggcgccgcctcgccgccctgcTTGTACCGCCGGTCCACCagcagcgacggcggccgcggcgcgtaCGGCAGCATGGCCTCGTGGTGCGAAGACAACATCTTCGACCACCACGAGGGGTCAGAGCTGGAGCTTGAAGCCGGGAGAGTTCGCCGAGAATGTGGTGACGTGAGAGGGATCGGAGGTGATCGGCCTTGGGGACGCGAGAGATTCGATAGGATGGAGGGCGAGGGGAAGAGGAGGTGGTGGGGCTTTTATACGGGGGTAGCTCGGGTGGGGGAGTTCTTTCCCTGGTGCTGGTCCAGTCGTGCATGTGCATGTGAGTTTTCGCTGCATAGATTTGGGCCAAGCTGTAGTGTAATCAGTAGAAAATTAAGACGCTTAATTTGTGGGTTAAGAAGTTGGGCAGCGCCTAATTGATCACCCAACAAACTGTGCTTGTGCAGTCCCCTTTAGTGGATACAGTAGTCTTTGCTACCGCATAATGATGCAACAACCACTGTGCAAGTGATCAAAGGACAGGCATTGCAAAACTTTCACATCTAGCTAAGATGAACCTTCAATTCAAGCTATCCCCGTTTTTCAGGCAGTTTCAGTGAATTGGCTCAACTGGATACTACAATCCTATAATTTTTTTGAGTAAATAATTCAATCCTAGAATTGGCTCAACAAGCTATTCCATGTAAACTAATTCAATTCTGGAATAAAAAAAAGTAAACATGAGATTAGGAAACTGCTCTGTTGACTTGCCAAAAAAATGGGCAAGGAGCTGGAGAGAGGGGAAGAACCAAATTAAGTTACAGCTACCACTATAGGTGAAGAAAATATACTATCCATGATTGTCCTAGGAAGAAGTGCCTTTTGGTTGCAAGACGAGGTGAGGCGGCTACGGGCTAAGAGCGTGGTCGGTGCGGCGGAGCCGTTCCGCCCAAGTGATCGTCGGACGGACAGGGCGCGGGCGGGCGCACGCAGCCACGCACGGATGGCACGGGCGCCGTGCCGCGTCGCGGTGGGCGCCCGGTGGCCCGGCGTTCACTGGCGGCGCGGCCCACGGTGGGGTGTGGTGGACCCTGATTAGGGGTGTCAATTAGTAATTATTAGGGgctcatccaactatctttagttcaaaattttatattaattttttaaaactatatctcaatttgaaaattagtacaaaattttaaattaaaaagagttggaggtgcacctaaaaaTCACTCATTTACACCCACCCCTAACGCTGATCCCTCCGGATCTTTGTTATTCATTTGGCGTCGTGCCGCCCGAGGGAGGGGCGCTCGCCGTCGGCCCCCTTGGCCCCTTCGACGGGTACGctgtgggtgggggggggggggggcgggatCTGCCCACACGTTTAGCTAGCGTAGTAGCGTACGCCCCGGGGACGCAACCGCATGCCGCTGCCCGGCGGGCGGCTCATGGGCATGGGCTGGTGCGTGGGGGAGTGTGCCGCGGGTGTCCTCCACGGCGCTCCTCGGATGCTCGCCGGCGATTTTCTACGACGATTTGTCGTGTAGGAAGGAGAGTAGGAGACCAACCATATATATGCATGAAACGCGCGACGATTTCGTCTGAGATAACGCAATTTAATTGGTGATTTAGATTAGCCCATGGAGTACTGGTACGAGCTACTAGCACGCTGAGGTGGACCCGGCTTGCTTGGAAACACGATGTAGAAAGAACAAGACTACAGGAGCTTGTTGGTGCTTGGAGGCATGATCGATAGCGGACAATTACGCGTGCCGCCAATCGCCTGGCACTCGGCGACA
This genomic interval carries:
- the LOC120672144 gene encoding uncharacterized protein LOC120672144, whose translation is MLSSHHEAMLPYAPRPPSLLVDRRYKQGGEAAPNCPRCDSPNTKFCYYNNYSLSQPRYFCKGCRRYWTKGGSLRNVPVGGGCRKNRRGKSSVRSAAESIASGRDAAFGHRFPGPVRPDLVLEGMVGNPANPGQAIPDVPAAADGSTIDLAMLYAKFLNNPAAEAGVGAVTLESGGQVDEAFDTFSASSDLQSPGGVLAPAQFDPCHDGFGEWSGPESSTNPTPTSTASTTTTTTMLCSDVSVQAALGELNFGMDQSCFDSLGLPTDVGNLSSWCSIVPSLSTLEDTKYESLDSFPDDALSLHESMISGPDSHDYWSGDCQGLEALYMP